Proteins encoded in a region of the Streptomyces sp. NBC_00513 genome:
- a CDS encoding serine/threonine-protein kinase, whose translation MNDVWTVPGYTQVRELGAGGSGRVVLAVHGATGTAVAVKYLGDRLREDPAFVREFRAEARLLGGLRSPYVVGLYEYVEAPGGAAIVMELVDGISLRALLKRSGRADAEAALVVLKGSLLGLAAAHRAGVVHRDYKPENVLVSPDGSSKLVDFGIAAGRGTTPGVAGTPAYMAPEQWQGRPASPAADVYAATATFFECLTGRKPFDGTNFAELAVQHIEAPVPETEAPEPVRPLIRRGLAKEPERRPENAEAFVAELEGVALAAYGPDWEERGQRKLAALAALLPLLFPSAGAPAAGTTALATTALKPPPRSLLPGRRGALAAGAVLVVGALLMFTYDAVGGEPDGAAALSAFATTSPGAPTASPAPGPSPSGSPSASVSVSPSASPSASVSPSVSASTSASPGASDTPTPTPTPTVTEPTPTPTPTPTPTPTPTPTPVVVSGVSVTLSAAPSAGRATVSLKVRGGPATVTIEWFRGDSPGDLRSPDGADSVAVEAGTGPVTRSHALARVGGCYLSARVTTKPTSGKVAVDSIFIPRCQDVPR comes from the coding sequence ATGAACGACGTGTGGACCGTACCGGGGTACACCCAGGTCCGGGAGCTCGGTGCGGGCGGCAGCGGCCGTGTGGTTCTCGCCGTGCACGGCGCGACGGGCACGGCGGTCGCGGTGAAGTACCTCGGTGACCGGCTGCGCGAGGACCCCGCCTTCGTCCGTGAGTTCCGCGCGGAGGCCCGGCTGCTGGGCGGGCTGCGCTCGCCGTACGTGGTCGGTCTGTACGAGTACGTGGAGGCGCCCGGCGGCGCCGCGATCGTCATGGAACTGGTCGACGGGATCTCCCTGCGCGCCCTGCTGAAGCGGTCCGGCCGGGCGGACGCCGAGGCCGCGCTGGTGGTGCTGAAGGGGTCCCTGCTGGGCCTGGCCGCGGCGCACCGGGCGGGAGTGGTCCACCGGGACTACAAGCCGGAGAACGTGCTGGTCTCGCCGGACGGTTCGTCGAAATTGGTGGACTTCGGGATCGCGGCGGGGCGCGGCACCACGCCCGGCGTGGCGGGCACGCCCGCGTACATGGCCCCCGAGCAGTGGCAGGGACGGCCGGCCTCCCCCGCGGCCGACGTGTACGCGGCGACGGCGACGTTCTTCGAGTGCCTCACGGGGCGCAAGCCCTTCGACGGGACCAACTTCGCGGAGTTGGCGGTCCAGCACATCGAGGCGCCCGTACCGGAGACGGAGGCCCCGGAACCGGTGCGTCCGCTGATTCGGCGCGGTCTGGCCAAGGAGCCCGAGCGGCGGCCGGAGAACGCCGAGGCGTTCGTCGCGGAGTTGGAGGGCGTGGCGCTGGCCGCGTACGGGCCCGACTGGGAGGAGCGCGGGCAGCGCAAGCTGGCGGCGCTGGCGGCGCTGCTGCCCTTGCTGTTCCCCTCGGCGGGCGCGCCGGCCGCCGGTACCACCGCGCTGGCGACGACCGCCCTGAAGCCGCCCCCGAGGAGCCTGCTGCCGGGTCGGCGGGGAGCGCTCGCGGCGGGTGCGGTGCTGGTGGTGGGGGCGCTGTTGATGTTCACGTACGACGCGGTCGGCGGCGAGCCGGACGGCGCGGCGGCGCTGAGCGCGTTCGCGACGACCAGCCCGGGTGCGCCGACGGCTTCGCCGGCTCCCGGTCCGAGCCCGTCGGGTTCCCCTTCGGCGTCGGTGTCGGTGTCGCCGTCCGCGAGTCCCTCGGCGTCCGTGTCCCCGTCCGTCTCGGCCTCGACGTCCGCGAGCCCCGGCGCGAGCGACACCCCGACGCCGACCCCCACACCGACCGTCACCGAGCCGACCCCGACGCCCACTCCCACGCCGACCCCCACACCGACGCCGACTCCGACTCCGGTGGTCGTCTCGGGGGTGTCCGTCACCCTGTCCGCCGCCCCGAGCGCCGGTCGGGCGACCGTGTCCCTGAAGGTGCGGGGCGGACCGGCGACGGTGACCATCGAGTGGTTCCGCGGCGACAGCCCGGGCGACCTGCGCTCGCCGGACGGCGCGGACTCCGTCGCCGTCGAGGCCGGGACGGGTCCGGTGACGCGGTCCCACGCCCTCGCGCGGGTCGGCGGCTGCTACTTGAGCGCGCGTGTCACCACCAAACCGACGTCCGGCAAGGTGGCCGTCGACTCGATCTTCATCCCCAGGTGTCAGGACGTGCCGCGATGA
- a CDS encoding Tm-1-like ATP-binding domain-containing protein, translating into MTSVVLVGTLDTKGVEYGWLRERLLRAGVEVVLVDTGIMDEPRVPADVPREVVARAAGTELADLRAAADRGSAVTAMAAGAEATLLRLHAEGRLQGVLAIGGSGGTSIATRAMRALPLGVPKVMVSSMASGDVAPYVGSSDITMMYSVVDIAGINRISAPVLANAVEAVAAMAGGFARDSRERGPTRLGAGGRPLIAASMAGVTTIGVDAARERLTELGYEVLVFHVSGTGGRTLEKLAGQGIFAGVLDLTLSELADDLCGGILTAGPDRLSAAGRAGIPQVVSLGALDMVKFGPLESLPERARYRRVRLHNPSITVIRTTASECAELGRRVAVKLRSATGPAAVCVPLRGLSTLGAPGGPYHDPCADGALFSALREGLRGSAARLYDYDTHINDPAFGRGAADRLHAMIGAERAAA; encoded by the coding sequence ATGACGAGCGTCGTGCTGGTGGGGACCCTGGACACCAAGGGTGTGGAGTACGGCTGGTTGCGCGAGAGACTGCTGCGCGCCGGCGTCGAGGTGGTACTGGTCGACACGGGGATCATGGACGAGCCCCGGGTGCCGGCGGACGTGCCGCGCGAGGTGGTCGCGCGGGCCGCGGGAACGGAACTCGCGGACCTGCGGGCCGCCGCCGACCGGGGGTCGGCCGTCACCGCGATGGCCGCCGGGGCGGAAGCGACCCTCCTGCGCCTGCACGCCGAGGGCCGGCTGCAGGGGGTGCTCGCGATCGGCGGCAGCGGCGGGACGTCCATCGCGACCCGGGCCATGCGGGCGCTCCCGCTGGGCGTGCCGAAGGTGATGGTCTCCTCGATGGCGTCCGGGGACGTCGCCCCGTACGTCGGATCCTCGGACATCACCATGATGTACAGCGTCGTGGACATAGCGGGGATCAACCGCATCTCCGCTCCCGTGCTCGCCAACGCGGTGGAGGCGGTCGCCGCGATGGCCGGGGGCTTCGCCCGCGATTCGCGGGAGCGCGGCCCGACCCGGCTCGGGGCGGGTGGGCGGCCGCTGATCGCGGCGAGCATGGCCGGCGTGACCACGATCGGCGTGGACGCGGCCCGGGAACGACTGACCGAGCTGGGCTACGAGGTGCTCGTCTTCCACGTCAGCGGCACGGGCGGCCGGACCCTGGAGAAGCTGGCGGGTCAGGGGATCTTCGCGGGGGTGCTGGACCTCACGCTGAGCGAGCTGGCCGACGATCTGTGCGGGGGCATCCTCACGGCGGGCCCCGATCGGCTCAGCGCGGCCGGTCGTGCCGGGATTCCGCAGGTGGTGAGCCTGGGCGCGCTGGACATGGTGAAGTTCGGCCCCTTGGAGAGCCTGCCCGAACGTGCCCGGTACCGGCGGGTGCGCCTGCACAATCCCTCGATCACGGTGATCCGTACGACCGCGTCCGAGTGCGCCGAACTGGGCCGGCGGGTCGCGGTCAAGTTGCGGTCGGCCACCGGTCCCGCGGCCGTGTGCGTCCCATTGCGCGGACTGTCCACGCTCGGCGCGCCGGGCGGCCCCTACCATGACCCCTGTGCGGACGGGGCGCTGTTCTCGGCTCTGCGCGAGGGATTGCGGGGCAGTGCCGCCCGGCTGTACGACTACGACACCCACATCAACGACCCGGCGTTCGGCCGGGGCGCGGCCGACCGACTGCACGCCATGATCGGCGCGGAGCGGGCGGCGGCCTGA
- a CDS encoding NUDIX domain-containing protein codes for MAQKRSAGLLLFRRAGEEETDIEVLLGHMGGPLWDRRGDAGTWAIPKGEYGPEETPRDAARREFTEEIGLPPPEGPYLPLGEIRMPSGKLVTIWAVRADLDPALMVPGTFTMEWPPHSGRIGEFPELDRVAWFPPAVAESKLIPGQVPFLERLLVLLKG; via the coding sequence ATGGCACAGAAACGAAGCGCCGGCCTGCTCCTCTTCCGTCGGGCCGGCGAAGAGGAGACCGACATCGAGGTCCTGCTCGGGCACATGGGCGGGCCACTGTGGGACCGGCGCGGCGACGCCGGGACCTGGGCGATCCCCAAGGGCGAGTACGGCCCGGAGGAGACCCCCCGCGACGCGGCCCGCCGGGAGTTCACCGAGGAGATCGGCCTGCCGCCCCCGGAGGGCCCGTACCTGCCCCTGGGGGAGATCCGGATGCCGAGCGGGAAGCTGGTGACGATCTGGGCGGTGCGGGCGGACCTGGATCCGGCCCTCATGGTGCCCGGGACGTTCACGATGGAGTGGCCGCCGCACTCGGGACGGATCGGCGAGTTCCCGGAACTGGACAGGGTGGCCTGGTTCCCTCCGGCAGTGGCCGAATCCAAGTTGATTCCCGGCCAAGTGCCTTTTCTGGAGCGGCTGTTGGTGCTTCTGAAGGGTTGA
- a CDS encoding alpha/beta hydrolase, translated as MTTPHRTPVVFIHGLWLHSTSWQGWAEAFLDAGFEPILPEWPGVPATVTEARRRPGDQAGVGLAEISEAHARVIRALPTAPVLVGHSVGGFIAQHLLGQGLGSAAVAVCPGQIKGVKAIAPAQAKSTFAFLRDPVNIKHAVSLNTEQFRYGFANAVSERESAELYDEWTIPSPARPLFQLALGNFVPHSAARVNTDNETRGPLLLLSGRLDHTVPDVLTRSTYTQYRDSRATTEYQCFEDRGHSLTVDHGWPDLARTSLGWLDSHTH; from the coding sequence ATGACCACACCGCACCGCACGCCCGTGGTGTTCATCCACGGGCTCTGGTTGCACTCCACGAGCTGGCAGGGCTGGGCCGAGGCCTTCCTCGACGCGGGATTCGAGCCGATCCTCCCCGAGTGGCCCGGGGTCCCCGCCACCGTCACCGAGGCCCGCCGGCGCCCCGGCGACCAGGCCGGGGTCGGGCTGGCCGAGATCTCCGAGGCGCACGCCCGGGTCATCCGCGCGCTGCCCACCGCGCCGGTGCTCGTCGGGCACTCGGTGGGCGGTTTCATCGCCCAGCACCTGCTCGGCCAAGGCCTCGGATCGGCGGCCGTGGCCGTGTGCCCCGGCCAGATCAAAGGAGTGAAGGCCATCGCCCCGGCGCAGGCGAAATCGACCTTCGCCTTCCTGCGCGACCCCGTGAACATCAAGCACGCCGTGTCGCTGAACACCGAGCAGTTCCGCTACGGCTTCGCCAACGCGGTCTCCGAGCGCGAGTCCGCCGAGCTGTACGACGAGTGGACGATCCCGAGCCCGGCCCGCCCCCTGTTCCAGTTGGCGCTCGGCAACTTCGTCCCGCACTCCGCCGCCCGGGTGAACACCGACAACGAGACCCGCGGCCCGCTGCTCCTGCTGTCCGGCCGCCTCGACCACACCGTCCCGGACGTGCTGACCCGCTCCACCTACACGCAGTACCGGGACTCCCGCGCCACCACCGAGTACCAGTGCTTCGAGGACCGGGGCCACTCCCTGACCGTCGACCACGGCTGGCCGGACCTGGCCCGCACCTCGCTCGGCTGGCTGGACTCCCACACCCACTGA
- a CDS encoding serine/threonine-protein kinase produces MTSAADTPGGRPAAPGTRIAGYRLEDEIGRGGMAVVYRARDLRLDRVVALKLLAPELARNDTFRQRFAHESRVAASLDHPHIVPVFEAGEADGLLYIAMRHVAGQDLRAMLDRTGPLPVATAARIAGQVASALDAAHDHDLVHRDVKPGNILVAEGTDSEHPEHVYLTDFGLTKKSLSLTGFTSVGQFVGTLDYVAPEQISGKPVDGRCDVYGLGCVVHEMLAGGPPFRRDDDMALLWAHQYDPPPPVSAERPDLPAAVDDVLAKALAKSPEERWSTCLEFTAALRRAGEEGQAAGRRPPTRTASAPPVDAPAPGESEPAPPPPRWALPVFRPRERA; encoded by the coding sequence GTGACGTCCGCCGCGGACACCCCGGGAGGTCGACCGGCCGCGCCGGGGACACGGATCGCCGGGTACCGGTTGGAGGACGAGATCGGACGCGGAGGCATGGCCGTCGTCTACCGGGCGCGGGACCTGCGCCTCGACCGCGTCGTGGCACTGAAGCTGCTGGCACCCGAGTTGGCCCGCAACGACACGTTCCGACAGCGGTTCGCGCACGAGTCGAGGGTGGCGGCGTCCCTCGACCATCCCCACATCGTTCCCGTCTTCGAGGCGGGCGAGGCCGACGGTCTGCTGTACATCGCCATGCGCCACGTCGCCGGACAGGACCTGCGGGCGATGCTGGACCGCACCGGCCCGCTGCCGGTGGCGACGGCCGCGCGGATCGCCGGCCAGGTGGCCTCGGCCCTGGACGCGGCCCACGACCACGACCTGGTCCACCGGGACGTCAAACCCGGCAACATCCTGGTCGCGGAGGGCACCGACAGCGAGCACCCCGAGCACGTGTACCTGACGGACTTCGGGCTGACGAAGAAGTCCCTGTCGCTGACCGGGTTCACGAGCGTCGGACAGTTCGTCGGAACGCTGGACTACGTGGCGCCGGAACAGATCTCCGGCAAGCCGGTGGACGGGCGGTGCGACGTCTACGGCCTGGGGTGCGTCGTCCACGAGATGCTGGCCGGTGGACCACCGTTCCGGCGGGACGACGACATGGCCCTGCTGTGGGCCCACCAGTACGACCCGCCGCCACCGGTGAGCGCGGAGCGGCCGGACCTGCCGGCCGCGGTGGACGACGTGCTGGCGAAGGCCCTGGCCAAGTCGCCGGAGGAACGCTGGAGCACCTGCCTGGAGTTCACCGCGGCGCTGCGCCGGGCCGGGGAGGAAGGACAGGCGGCCGGTCGGCGCCCGCCCACCCGAACGGCTTCGGCGCCGCCCGTCGACGCCCCGGCGCCGGGGGAGTCGGAACCGGCGCCCCCGCCGCCGCGCTGGGCGCTGCCCGTCTTCCGACCGCGGGAGCGGGCCTGA
- a CDS encoding ATP-binding protein, with protein MNWLIHDYRESDLAAVVHLIDTTAELGQESVFSLAECISALTDRQPCVVAVHQGVPIGAALACVTGERAWVMRIAIAAGWRGRGLASALLVELERRLIAARVGRIAYVLPEEDLLGEGLLNAGYTRQPAVAYFEKTEPLHGPAAGLLDDLGGRFLPNDLWTKVAGMEKEKDLIERRVVLPLAEPERAAAHGVRPPRAIALFGPPGTGKTTFARAIASRLGWPFVELLPSRLADEGNLAAALRDAFARIAELERVLVFIDEVEEIAPVRTEPAQPGGIHGVTNELLKLIPGFREGDERLLVCATNSVRSLDPAFLRPGRFDYLIPIGTPDAGARAAMWSRHTAGRADVDVAALVEASELFTPADIEHAARAAAQASFERDLEAVGTRGASAAQPGASTEDYLAAVAQCRPSVTPAMTGEFAADITAHARF; from the coding sequence GTGAACTGGCTCATCCACGACTACCGCGAGAGCGATCTCGCAGCGGTGGTGCACCTGATCGACACCACGGCCGAACTCGGCCAGGAGTCGGTCTTCTCGCTCGCCGAGTGCATCAGCGCCCTCACCGACCGGCAGCCCTGCGTGGTCGCCGTCCACCAGGGCGTCCCCATCGGCGCGGCCCTGGCCTGCGTCACCGGCGAGCGGGCCTGGGTGATGCGGATCGCCATCGCCGCCGGCTGGCGCGGCCGGGGCCTGGCCAGCGCCCTCCTCGTCGAACTGGAGCGCCGCCTCATCGCCGCCCGCGTCGGCCGGATCGCCTACGTCCTGCCCGAGGAGGACCTGCTCGGCGAAGGCCTGCTCAACGCGGGCTACACCCGCCAGCCCGCCGTCGCCTACTTCGAGAAGACCGAGCCGCTGCACGGACCGGCCGCCGGACTCCTCGACGACCTCGGCGGCCGGTTCCTGCCGAACGACCTGTGGACCAAGGTCGCCGGCATGGAGAAGGAGAAGGACCTCATCGAGCGCCGTGTGGTCCTGCCGCTCGCCGAACCCGAACGGGCCGCCGCGCACGGGGTACGGCCACCGCGCGCCATCGCCCTCTTCGGACCCCCCGGCACCGGCAAGACCACCTTCGCCCGCGCCATCGCCTCCCGACTCGGCTGGCCCTTCGTGGAACTGCTGCCCTCCCGCCTCGCGGACGAGGGGAACCTCGCCGCCGCGCTGCGCGACGCCTTCGCCCGCATCGCCGAACTCGAACGCGTCCTCGTCTTCATCGACGAGGTCGAGGAGATCGCCCCCGTACGCACCGAGCCCGCGCAGCCCGGCGGCATCCACGGGGTGACCAACGAACTGCTCAAGCTGATACCGGGCTTCCGGGAGGGCGACGAACGGCTGCTGGTCTGTGCGACCAACTCCGTCCGCTCCCTCGACCCCGCCTTCCTGCGCCCCGGCCGCTTCGACTACCTGATCCCCATCGGCACCCCCGACGCCGGCGCCCGCGCCGCGATGTGGTCGCGGCACACGGCCGGTCGGGCGGACGTCGACGTCGCGGCCCTGGTGGAGGCGAGCGAACTGTTCACCCCGGCCGACATCGAGCACGCGGCCCGGGCGGCCGCGCAGGCGTCCTTCGAACGGGACCTGGAAGCCGTGGGCACCCGGGGCGCGTCGGCGGCGCAGCCCGGCGCGAGCACCGAGGACTACCTCGCGGCGGTCGCCCAGTGCCGGCCCTCGGTGACCCCGGCGATGACGGGGGAGTTCGCGGCGGACATCACCGCGCACGCCCGGTTCTAG
- a CDS encoding FHA domain-containing protein — MVQRPGVPTAPELVLETAGGSTAMSPVRTYHVGRDPLCEICLDDARVSWHHAVLRAEGDHWTVEDENSTNGTWADGHRIHAWNIGAGSELRFGSVDDGPRALLLGPKPPAKPAEPSGRSAKPSAEPAEPAATPASAPPARAPSASAAPAPAAPAPALPVTPAPSATPAWPSAYLAPTGSAGGTSRPSSVSHPGLTGTFARPTSVRPLPARTAVRIGRASDNDLVVDDLVVSRRHAELRALADGTYEIVDLASHNGTYLNGARVERAPIAEGDIVGIGHTAFCLVGDQLQEYVDTGEVSLDVQDLAVAVDHGRKVLLDHVSFPVGAKCLLAVVGPSGAGKSTLLGALTGLRPADQGTVLYDGRDLYRDYAELRSRIGLVPQDDILHAQLTVRRALTYAAELRFPQDTEKAERQARVDEVIGELGLGQRADQSIHSLSGGQRKRVSVALELLTKPSLLFLDEPTSGLDPGMDRSVMHMLRGLADDGRTVIVVTHSVLSLDVCDRLLVLAPGGRVAYFGPPDETLAFFGYEQWPEAFEAFENERDRDWAAEYAASPLYRRYVRGAATRPPVADGRPGPAGFVAPPPKAQSWGSQLSTLVRRYAAALSADRTFLAIMIALPFVMGAMARALAGSRLTQETAINALLILCVGGVLTGAANAVRELVKERTIYQRERAVGLSRSAYLMSKVVVLGAITVAQAVVLTLVALLGVNLGAPGGKGVLMPPLIEITLAVALLSFTAMMLGLLVSALVRKEEVTMPLLVLLAIVQVVFCGALLQLDGVPVIQQLSWLVPSRWALGAMAGTIDLGAIVPGPLTDDPLFAHTVGVWLLNLGMLVVLSVLFGVLVSRLLRRHEPAIMRK; from the coding sequence ATGGTCCAGCGCCCCGGTGTGCCGACCGCACCCGAACTCGTTCTGGAAACGGCCGGGGGCTCCACCGCGATGAGCCCGGTCCGGACCTACCACGTCGGTCGGGACCCCCTCTGCGAGATCTGCCTCGACGACGCCCGCGTCTCCTGGCACCACGCCGTGCTGCGCGCCGAAGGCGACCACTGGACCGTCGAGGACGAGAACAGCACCAACGGCACCTGGGCCGACGGCCACCGCATCCACGCCTGGAACATCGGCGCCGGCAGCGAACTGCGTTTCGGGAGCGTCGACGACGGCCCGCGCGCCCTCCTGCTCGGCCCCAAGCCGCCTGCCAAACCCGCCGAGCCGTCGGGCAGATCGGCCAAGCCGTCCGCAGAACCCGCCGAGCCGGCGGCGACCCCCGCCTCAGCTCCGCCCGCACGGGCCCCGTCCGCCTCAGCCGCCCCCGCGCCGGCCGCGCCCGCCCCCGCGCTCCCCGTGACCCCCGCGCCGTCCGCCACCCCCGCGTGGCCTTCGGCGTACCTGGCGCCCACCGGGTCCGCCGGCGGGACCTCGCGGCCGTCCTCCGTGTCACACCCCGGGCTGACCGGCACCTTCGCCCGGCCGACGTCGGTCCGCCCGCTGCCCGCGCGGACCGCCGTACGCATCGGGCGGGCCTCGGACAACGACCTCGTCGTCGACGACCTCGTCGTCTCCCGACGCCACGCCGAGCTGCGGGCGCTCGCGGACGGCACGTACGAGATCGTCGACCTCGCCAGCCACAACGGCACCTACCTGAACGGCGCCCGCGTCGAGCGCGCGCCGATCGCCGAGGGCGACATCGTCGGCATCGGGCACACCGCCTTCTGCCTGGTCGGCGACCAACTCCAGGAGTACGTGGACACCGGAGAGGTCTCCCTCGACGTCCAGGACCTCGCCGTCGCGGTCGACCACGGCCGCAAGGTCCTCCTCGACCACGTCTCCTTCCCCGTCGGCGCCAAATGCCTGCTCGCCGTCGTCGGCCCCAGCGGCGCCGGCAAATCCACCCTGCTCGGCGCCCTCACCGGCCTGCGCCCCGCCGACCAGGGCACCGTCCTGTACGACGGGCGCGACCTGTACCGCGACTACGCCGAACTCCGCAGCCGCATCGGCCTCGTGCCGCAGGACGACATCCTGCACGCCCAGCTCACGGTGCGCCGCGCCCTGACCTACGCCGCCGAACTGCGCTTCCCCCAGGACACCGAGAAGGCGGAACGCCAAGCGCGGGTGGACGAGGTGATCGGTGAGCTCGGCCTCGGACAGCGCGCCGACCAGTCCATCCACAGCCTCTCCGGCGGCCAGCGCAAGCGGGTGTCCGTCGCCCTGGAACTGCTGACCAAACCCTCCCTGCTCTTCCTCGACGAACCCACCTCCGGTCTCGACCCCGGGATGGACCGCTCCGTCATGCACATGCTGCGCGGCCTCGCCGACGACGGCCGCACCGTCATCGTCGTCACCCACAGCGTGCTCAGCCTCGACGTCTGCGACCGGCTGCTCGTCCTCGCCCCCGGCGGACGCGTCGCCTACTTCGGACCGCCCGACGAGACCCTTGCCTTCTTCGGCTACGAGCAGTGGCCCGAAGCCTTCGAGGCCTTCGAGAACGAACGGGACCGCGACTGGGCGGCCGAGTACGCGGCATCCCCCCTGTACCGCAGGTACGTGCGCGGGGCCGCCACCCGGCCCCCGGTCGCGGACGGCAGACCCGGACCGGCCGGTTTCGTCGCCCCTCCGCCCAAGGCGCAGAGCTGGGGCTCCCAGCTCTCCACGCTGGTCCGGCGGTACGCGGCGGCGCTGAGCGCGGACCGGACCTTCCTCGCCATCATGATCGCGCTGCCGTTCGTGATGGGCGCCATGGCCCGCGCCCTGGCCGGCAGCCGCCTCACCCAGGAGACGGCGATCAACGCCCTGCTCATCCTGTGCGTGGGAGGCGTGCTCACCGGCGCCGCCAACGCGGTGCGCGAACTGGTCAAGGAACGGACCATCTACCAGCGCGAACGCGCGGTGGGACTGTCCCGCTCCGCCTACCTGATGTCCAAGGTGGTGGTCCTGGGCGCGATCACGGTGGCCCAGGCCGTCGTGCTGACGCTCGTCGCCCTGTTGGGCGTGAACCTCGGCGCCCCCGGCGGCAAGGGCGTCCTCATGCCGCCGCTGATCGAGATCACGCTCGCCGTCGCCCTGCTGTCGTTCACCGCGATGATGCTCGGCCTGCTGGTCTCCGCCCTGGTCAGGAAGGAGGAGGTCACCATGCCGCTGCTGGTCCTCCTCGCCATCGTCCAGGTGGTCTTCTGCGGGGCGCTCCTGCAACTGGACGGGGTGCCGGTGATCCAACAGCTGTCCTGGCTGGTGCCCTCCCGCTGGGCGCTCGGCGCGATGGCGGGCACCATCGACCTGGGCGCGATCGTGCCCGGCCCCCTCACCGACGACCCGCTGTTCGCGCACACCGTCGGCGTGTGGCTGCTGAACCTCGGGATGCTGGTCGTGCTGTCCGTACTGTTCGGCGTACTGGTCTCCCGGCTGCTGCGGCGCCACGAACCCGCCATCATGCGGAAGTAG
- a CDS encoding cation diffusion facilitator family transporter, whose amino-acid sequence MTGHDHAKDHTHAQGGHAHGGHSHGVDPNADRRWLAIALALIAGFMAVEVVIGVMAHSLALISDAAHMLTDAVSIVLALIAMRLAARPARGGFTYGLKRAEILSAQANGLTLLLLAVWLAYEAVRRLLDPPPVEGGLVLVTALAGIVVNVAAAWCISKANRSSLAVEGAYQHVLNDLFAFIGTAVAGLIVLTTGFVQADAIASLVVVALMVKAGYGLVRESGRILLEAAPAGTDPDAVGDRLVGQPPVTEVHDLHIWTITSGQAALSAHVLVEPAGDCHAVRRDLEALLEKEYGITHTTLQVDHAQDALLSVGRRPGESPAGDWHCADAHGPVHREGPHDH is encoded by the coding sequence ATGACCGGGCACGACCACGCGAAGGATCACACCCACGCCCAAGGCGGCCACGCCCACGGCGGACACAGCCACGGGGTCGACCCGAACGCCGATCGCCGCTGGCTGGCCATCGCCCTCGCGCTGATCGCGGGCTTCATGGCCGTCGAGGTGGTCATCGGCGTCATGGCGCACTCCCTGGCGCTGATCTCCGACGCCGCGCACATGCTGACGGACGCCGTCTCGATCGTCCTCGCGCTGATCGCGATGCGGCTCGCCGCCCGGCCGGCGCGCGGTGGGTTCACGTACGGCCTCAAGCGCGCCGAGATACTCTCCGCCCAGGCCAACGGCCTCACCCTGCTCCTGCTGGCGGTCTGGTTGGCGTACGAGGCGGTGCGCAGGCTGCTCGACCCACCGCCGGTGGAGGGCGGACTCGTCCTGGTGACGGCGCTCGCGGGCATCGTCGTGAACGTGGCGGCGGCCTGGTGCATCTCGAAGGCGAACCGCTCCTCCCTGGCGGTCGAGGGCGCCTACCAGCACGTGCTGAACGACCTGTTCGCCTTCATAGGCACCGCCGTGGCCGGCCTGATCGTGCTCACCACCGGTTTCGTCCAGGCCGACGCCATCGCCTCGCTCGTGGTGGTGGCGCTGATGGTCAAGGCGGGCTACGGACTGGTCCGCGAGTCGGGTCGGATCCTCCTGGAGGCCGCTCCGGCCGGCACGGACCCGGACGCGGTCGGCGACCGGCTCGTCGGGCAGCCGCCGGTGACCGAGGTCCACGACCTGCACATCTGGACCATCACCTCGGGTCAGGCGGCGCTCTCCGCGCACGTCCTGGTGGAACCGGCGGGCGACTGCCACGCCGTGCGCCGTGACCTGGAAGCACTGCTGGAGAAGGAGTACGGGATCACGCACACCACCCTCCAGGTGGACCACGCGCAGGACGCGCTGCTCTCGGTCGGGCGGCGACCGGGTGAGTCCCCGGCGGGCGACTGGCACTGCGCGGACGCGCACGGCCCGGTCCACCGCGAGGGTCCGCACGACCACTGA
- a CDS encoding serine protease, whose product MIHRVLPRQTGRARALRASRIALALAAMGALLGIDLPDATVVTPAGVTARAVPDRTADRVGALFAGGLDGGHFCTAAVVRSAGRDVIATAAHCLDHPESTVFAPGYRDGRAPFGVWKLTDVHVAPGWTSDEDPDEDIAFASVAPVDGGTEAIEDVVGGFPVAAEQPDDVSVTIVGYPSTEDAPLRCANDTSLFSDTQRRIDCPDLSGGTSGSPWLANGALAGVLGGHEGGGTVPDVSYSAVVGDQALELYREAAVPAG is encoded by the coding sequence ATGATCCATCGCGTGCTCCCCCGACAGACCGGCCGCGCCCGCGCCCTGCGGGCCTCACGGATCGCGCTCGCGCTGGCCGCCATGGGCGCGCTGCTGGGCATCGACCTGCCCGACGCGACGGTCGTGACGCCCGCGGGCGTCACGGCGCGGGCCGTCCCCGACCGGACGGCGGACCGGGTGGGCGCGCTGTTCGCGGGCGGGCTGGACGGCGGCCACTTCTGCACCGCTGCCGTGGTGCGCAGCGCCGGCCGCGACGTGATCGCCACCGCCGCGCACTGTCTGGACCACCCGGAGTCCACGGTGTTCGCACCGGGTTACCGCGACGGGCGTGCCCCGTTCGGCGTATGGAAGCTCACCGATGTGCACGTGGCCCCGGGCTGGACGAGCGACGAGGACCCGGACGAGGACATAGCCTTCGCCTCGGTCGCACCGGTGGACGGCGGGACCGAGGCGATCGAGGACGTGGTGGGCGGATTCCCCGTGGCGGCCGAACAGCCGGACGACGTGTCGGTGACCATCGTCGGCTATCCGAGCACCGAGGACGCGCCGCTGCGCTGCGCCAACGACACCTCACTGTTCTCCGACACCCAGCGCCGCATCGACTGCCCGGACCTCAGCGGCGGCACCAGTGGCAGCCCCTGGCTGGCGAACGGCGCGCTGGCCGGGGTGCTCGGCGGCCACGAGGGCGGTGGCACGGTGCCGGACGTCTCGTACAGCGCGGTGGTGGGAGACCAGGCGCTGGAGCTGTACCGGGAGGCCGCGGTCCCGGCGGGCTGA